Proteins from a genomic interval of Nocardioides jishulii:
- a CDS encoding sulfotransferase domain-containing protein gives MAALSALKDRSPRWLKDGANVTTRAYARATVAQRPAPDFLIIGTKRGGTTSLFNYLLMHPGVRGLFPQSRGKKSTDYFFKELHRGPDWYRSHFHTEAHRELSRRRLGYRPVSGEASPYYLWDHRVAPEVHAVAPQVKAIALLRDPVERAWSHYHERRKNGVEPLSFTDALAAEADRLEGEAERMASDRGYYSEAHDWYTYRSRGIYLPSLENWWSVFPRDQLLVLRSEDLYADVQGTFDTVCDFLELPRHLLPDTSAFNGIAPSAIDDDRVRAELAAFYAPRNAALESALGRSLNWTGSP, from the coding sequence ATGGCAGCCCTCTCCGCGTTGAAGGACCGCTCGCCGCGCTGGCTCAAGGACGGGGCGAACGTGACCACCCGGGCCTACGCCCGAGCGACGGTCGCGCAACGCCCGGCGCCCGACTTCCTGATCATCGGCACGAAGCGCGGAGGCACCACGTCGCTCTTCAACTACCTGCTGATGCACCCGGGCGTGCGAGGGCTCTTCCCCCAGAGCAGGGGCAAGAAGAGCACCGACTACTTCTTCAAGGAGCTGCACCGCGGCCCTGACTGGTACCGGTCCCACTTCCACACCGAGGCCCATCGCGAGCTGAGCCGTCGGCGTCTCGGCTACCGACCGGTGAGCGGCGAGGCGTCCCCCTACTACCTGTGGGACCACCGGGTCGCGCCCGAGGTCCACGCCGTGGCGCCGCAGGTGAAGGCGATCGCGCTGCTGCGCGACCCGGTGGAGCGGGCGTGGTCGCACTACCACGAGCGCCGCAAGAACGGCGTGGAGCCGCTCAGCTTCACCGACGCGCTGGCCGCCGAGGCGGACCGCCTCGAGGGTGAGGCAGAACGGATGGCCTCGGACCGCGGCTACTACAGCGAGGCACACGACTGGTACACCTACCGGTCCCGCGGGATCTACCTGCCCTCGCTGGAGAACTGGTGGTCGGTCTTCCCCCGCGACCAGCTGCTGGTCCTGCGCAGCGAGGACCTGTACGCCGACGTGCAGGGCACCTTCGACACCGTCTGCGACTTCCTCGAGCTGCCGCGCCACCTGCTGCCCGACACCTCGGCCTTCAACGGCATCGCCCCGTCAGCGATCGACGACGACCGCGTCCGCGCCGAGCTGGCTGCCTTCTACGCCCCTCGCAACGCTGCCCTGGAGTCCGCGTTGGGCCGGTCGCTCAACTGGACCGGCTCCCCCTGA
- a CDS encoding 3'(2'),5'-bisphosphate nucleotidase CysQ codes for MSTETPGSRIPAVARSDDHAFAVWVAEQAGRRLLEVREQGLEGKALKDAGDAAAQEVIAALLAEHRPDDRVLSEEAIDDKARLEADRVWIIDPLDGTREYSEPPRDDWAVHVALWEKGELTVGAVAQPALGETFNTGIPSVVPPRTSARPRIAVSRSRPPAFVEALAAELDAELVPMGSAGVKVMSVVRDVADAYVHAGGQYEWDNAAPVAVARAAGLFCSRVDGSELVYNKDDVQLPDLIVCRPELAESIVDFVRRHGTD; via the coding sequence GTGAGCACTGAAACCCCCGGAAGCCGGATCCCCGCCGTTGCCCGTTCCGACGACCACGCGTTCGCGGTGTGGGTGGCCGAGCAGGCGGGCCGGCGACTGCTCGAGGTGCGGGAGCAGGGGCTGGAGGGCAAGGCCCTCAAGGACGCCGGTGACGCCGCGGCCCAGGAGGTCATCGCCGCGCTGCTCGCCGAGCACCGGCCCGACGACCGCGTCCTCTCCGAGGAGGCCATCGACGACAAGGCCCGCCTCGAGGCTGACCGCGTGTGGATCATCGACCCGCTCGACGGCACGCGTGAATACTCCGAGCCGCCGCGGGACGACTGGGCCGTGCACGTGGCGCTGTGGGAGAAGGGCGAGCTCACCGTCGGCGCGGTCGCCCAGCCCGCGCTGGGGGAGACCTTCAACACCGGCATCCCGTCGGTGGTGCCGCCGCGTACGTCCGCCCGCCCGCGCATCGCCGTCTCGCGCTCGCGCCCGCCGGCCTTCGTCGAGGCCCTGGCCGCCGAGCTCGACGCCGAGCTGGTGCCGATGGGCAGCGCCGGCGTCAAGGTGATGAGCGTGGTCCGCGACGTCGCGGACGCCTACGTGCACGCCGGCGGCCAGTACGAGTGGGACAACGCCGCGCCCGTGGCCGTGGCCCGCGCCGCCGGCCTCTTCTGCTCGCGCGTCGACGGCTCCGAGCTCGTCTACAACAAGGACGACGTGCAGCTGCCCGACCTCATCGTCTGCCGACCCGAGCTGGCCGAGTCGATCGTCGACTTCGTGCGCCGCCACGGCACCGACTGA
- a CDS encoding glycoside hydrolase family 16 protein: MLKSTALRGLGLTLLAGSAMTMGATAPTTASPHTANGPSGSAVSHQVERRLSDRKIVESSGLARSTYPRPMLWTHNDSGDTNRVFAVNKKGRTRAVVRLGGARARDWEDISSGPGHRIWVGDVGDNARRRSAVQVYRFTEPRKIPRKGRTVKVTSTRFNFTYPDRAHDAESILVHPRTGRLYIVTKAQQGAGVYAAPAKLSNSSPNKLTRIADAPANITAGSFSPDGKTIILGSYTQAFVYSSFTDTPSVVNLPKRSLGESLEVNRAGTGVLLGSEGVKSPVLRIAMPAPSSAAAPPTSGCTPSSSWTPDLTEEFTGLDPNVWNVKNDTYASNEDSYLRSRNVSVTNGRLRIQARKETYRSRNFTSGYVETIGKYTLPSYFRAEVRAKVPLEQGMWAAPLWLRPVDGKAGEIDLVETYGRDAQAGRASVHHTIHTEYGSTHKQSVRSKRFSELPGSATGWHTYTMEKTPGKIVMWVDCVKTAEYTNANPSWYSAYYDVGDRWNLRINLQLGGQWGGLPDSTTDWSPDKTAMEVDYVRTWVPRS; the protein is encoded by the coding sequence GTGCTCAAGAGCACTGCTCTCCGCGGACTCGGGCTGACGCTTCTCGCTGGATCCGCCATGACCATGGGCGCCACCGCGCCCACCACCGCCTCTCCCCACACCGCCAACGGCCCGTCGGGGAGCGCTGTCTCCCACCAGGTGGAGCGCAGGCTCAGCGACCGGAAGATCGTCGAGTCGAGCGGTCTCGCCCGGAGCACGTACCCGCGGCCCATGCTCTGGACCCACAACGACAGCGGCGACACGAACCGGGTCTTCGCCGTCAACAAGAAGGGCCGGACACGGGCCGTCGTCCGCCTCGGAGGCGCCAGGGCCCGCGACTGGGAAGACATCTCGTCAGGGCCTGGCCACAGGATCTGGGTCGGCGACGTGGGTGACAACGCCCGTCGGCGCAGCGCAGTCCAGGTCTACCGATTCACCGAGCCCCGCAAGATCCCCCGCAAGGGCAGGACCGTCAAGGTCACGTCGACCCGGTTCAACTTCACCTACCCCGACCGGGCGCACGACGCCGAGTCCATCCTCGTGCACCCGAGGACGGGCCGCCTCTACATCGTGACGAAGGCGCAACAGGGTGCAGGCGTCTACGCCGCCCCGGCCAAGCTGTCGAACTCGTCGCCCAACAAGTTGACCCGTATCGCGGACGCGCCGGCCAACATCACTGCCGGCTCGTTCTCCCCTGACGGCAAGACGATCATCCTGGGCAGCTACACGCAGGCGTTCGTCTACTCCTCCTTCACCGACACCCCGTCCGTGGTCAACCTCCCGAAGCGCTCACTCGGCGAGTCCCTCGAGGTCAACAGGGCCGGCACCGGGGTCCTGCTCGGCAGTGAGGGCGTCAAGAGCCCGGTGCTCCGGATCGCGATGCCCGCCCCGAGCTCGGCTGCGGCGCCCCCGACGTCGGGCTGCACACCCTCGAGCAGCTGGACCCCGGACCTGACCGAGGAGTTCACCGGGCTGGACCCGAACGTCTGGAACGTCAAGAACGACACCTACGCCTCCAACGAGGACTCCTACCTGCGATCCCGCAACGTGAGCGTCACCAACGGGCGCCTCCGGATCCAGGCCAGGAAGGAGACCTACCGCAGTCGCAACTTCACCTCGGGCTACGTCGAGACGATCGGCAAGTACACCCTGCCCTCGTACTTCCGCGCGGAGGTCCGCGCCAAGGTGCCGCTGGAGCAGGGCATGTGGGCCGCTCCGCTCTGGCTCCGACCCGTCGACGGCAAGGCGGGTGAGATCGACCTCGTCGAGACCTACGGACGCGACGCGCAGGCGGGCAGGGCCTCGGTCCACCACACCATCCACACCGAGTACGGCTCGACCCACAAGCAGTCGGTGCGCTCGAAGCGGTTCTCCGAGCTCCCCGGTTCCGCGACCGGGTGGCACACCTACACGATGGAGAAGACCCCCGGGAAGATCGTGATGTGGGTCGACTGCGTCAAGACCGCCGAGTACACCAACGCCAACCCGAGCTGGTACAGCGCCTACTACGACGTGGGCGACCGTTGGAACCTGCGGATCAACCTCCAGCTGGGTGGCCAGTGGGGCGGACTGCCTGACTCCACCACCGACTGGTCGCCCGACAAGACGGCCATGGAGGTCGACTACGTCAGGACCTGGGTGCCCCGGTCCTGA